CAATTTTAATATTATTTGATAATAAAAACTTTTCACTACTAATTACATAAAAAAGTCCTATAAAAATAGAGCCTAATAAATTAATAAAAAAAATATCTAAAGGAAAATTGAATTTAAAAATATTATGAAATTGCTGAGAAATGATATATCTAAATAAAATTCCAAATAAACCAAATGCAAGTACATAAAATAATTCCATTAAAAGTCTCCTTAGTCTCATAAATTAATTGAAATTATACAAATAATAATTAAAATTTCAAATTGTAAAATAGAGTTATTGCAAAATTATAAAAAAATATGTAAAATGTATCTTTTGAGAGTTTTTCAAAATTTTTTGGTTTTATTTAAATTTTTTGAACTGAGTATTTTATGAAAATTTATTTTATTATATTTTTTGGATTTATTTTTCAGTTAGTTTTATATTCATGTAAAACTGTTGGACCTGAAGCAGAAAAATATTCTTATATTAAAGTTCCTTGGAGTTCTATTAATTCAATTGAACAAAATAATGATAAAGTTTCATTAAAAAAATCAGTTGAAGATAATTTAAAATGGCTTAACAAAAAAAGGCCGGATTCTGTATTAAAGTATCAAGATTTTTATTTTTATGTAAAAGATTATATTTGTTCTAGTAAAAATTTTTTAAATGATCTTAATAATAATTTAACAATTAAAACTAGCTTAGAAAATAATTTTAATCTTTTTAAAGTAAAAATCACTTCAGAAAAGCCAATTATATTTACAGGATATTATATACCTTATGTACATGCGAGTTTAACACCTAGTGATAAGTTTCAAGTCCCTGTTTATAAAATGCCTAAAGATATGGTATTTGTAAATTTAGAAGATTTTAATTCAGAATTAAAAGATAAATTTATCAGAGGCCGTATAGAAAAAAATCGACTATTGCCTTACTGGAGTCGCGAAGAAATTGTTGATGACAAAGTGCTACATGATAAAGGACTAGAAATAGCTTGGCTACAAGATAAAGTTGATTTATTTTTTATTGAGATTCAAGGGTCTGGATTATTAACATTTCCTGATAATAGCAAAAAATTTATAAGATATTCCGGGCAAAATTGGCGAGAATATTATCCAATAGGAGCTGCTTTATTTAATGAAGGAAGGCTTAAAAAAAATGAAGTGTCTATGCAATCAATAAAACGTTGGCTCAAAGAAAATCCAGAAGAGCAAAGTAGAATTTTAAACACTAACAAATCTTTTGTATTTTTTAATTTAGAAAATGATGGTCCGTTTGGTAATATAAATGTAAAACTCACTCCTGAACGAAGTTTGGCTGCTGATCAAAAAGTTTTTCCAGCAGGAAGTTTAATGCTTGTTGATTTTGAAATGCCTAAAACATCAGAGCAAAGCAATAACCAACAATTTTCTCAATTGGCATTTGTGCAGGATACTGGGGGAGCGATTCGTGGTCCTACACGTATTGATGTGTTTTGGGGAGAAGGCGATACTGCAGGAAACATCGCGGGAGTCTCTAAACAGGAAGGATTGCTTTACGTAGTAGCTCCACGTTATAATTGTAATAAATCATTGATTTCCTATTATGGGTTCGATCCCTAATTTTTGAAAACGTCGTTTCCAATGTATTCTATTTTTTGTTAACTTTGTTTTAATTTCATCAATAGAGTATCCTCTACTTTTTTCTAAAAATAAATCATAAAAGTGATGGTTTTCTAAAGTCATGGTATTTTGTTTATAGTTTGAATATAAGATAATCTCTTTATTAAAATGATTTTTTCGCAGTAATTTTGAAAATCCGATGCTCATTATATTTCTGCTTTCGTATACAATATCAACAATAATAAAATCAAATTTATTAAAATTATTAATATTTTCATCAATAAACTCATCTGGATCTTTATATACAAAAACATTGCAGTTATACTCAAGTGATGATTTTAAAAGACTTAAATAAAATTCTTCATCATCAATAATTGCTATGTTGGTCATTATTTGTTTTCCTATTTATAAATTGGTAAATTAATAATAAATTCTGTGCCTTCATTTGGTATTATTTGACAGATTAAATCTCCTGAATGAGAATTAATAATTTTTTTACTTAAAACTAGGTCTAAATTAGAATTTCCTTTTGTTTTATTGCAATAAAATACATTAAATATTTTGTTAATCTCTGTAATTGGAACATAAAATTCATCGACTCCAATTGAGATAGATATATATTTTTGGTTTTCAATTATGGTGTTATTGGTGCGAATCCAAAAATTATTATTATTTAAATTTTTGAATTTATATAATAATATTTTACGAATTGCTTGGTTTATTTTAAAAATATCTCCTTTAAATTTATAGGTATGATTATATTTTGTATTTATTTTATAGATTGGAATATTTGAAGTGTGTGATAATTCGTGGAGTAGATTTTCTATAATGGGTTTCACTTCAAGTATTTTATGATCCAATTCGTCATTCACTCCAAGTTGAGTAAAATTCTCTAAAAGAACATCTACATGTTTTACTGTTTGATCGAGTTTATTTAGAACCATAGAATTGTATGACTCAATATCAAAATTAGGGTTTTTTGCGGCTGCAGGTTTATTTAAATACATTTTTAATAGGTTAAATGGTTTTCTGAACTCATGAGAAATATGGCTAGAAAGATCGTTTAAAGAAAACTCAATCTCAGTCAATTTTTTATCATTTTTTTCTAAAATGATTTTTTTATAAATCTTTAAATTATATAAAAGTATTATAATAAAAACTAATATTAATGCGAGTAAGAAATATAAATTGTATCGATAAAAAATATTTTCAAAAAAATTACACTGCATAGTCTTGTCTCTTAATACTTGAAATTGAGAATATAAAATTTTAACCTGAATTTATTAAATGAAACTCAGAGCTAGTAATCACGTTGTAAATAAATGTTTTGTAATTTTCTGTCAATTATAGTTTTTTATTAAAAAGCATTTTTATAAAATAAATCATTTTTAAAAAAAATTTATATTTTTAAAAATCGGATCAAGATAGTTTAGTATATTTTGGTAATCTAATAGAGTTGATGTTATGTATAAATACAAAAAAATTATTTAAAAAATTTTTAAATTTGTTTGCAATTAATATTTTTTGGTTTAATTATAGAAGTCTTAAGTTTGCACATAGAAGGAGTCTATGCTTGGCTAAAAAAAAGTACTTTAAAAATCCTAAAGAGCATTTAAAAAAATATTCAGAACTAGAATTTGAACCAGATTCTAATACTCAATTGCATGAAGAAGTAAAAAAACAGCTATCTCATTTTCTTATTAATTTTAGAGCCATGAACCGTCTTACGCAGGCTCAAATGGGCAAAAAACTAGGATACTCTCAGCAACAGTACAAAAGGGTAGAAGATGGTTACGAAGAGCGTATCTCAAACTCTGTCTTTTATATAAAAAAGTTTGCTGATTTGACTTCTGATAAAAAAGTGTCTGATTTTGTTTCTTACTTAATTAATGAGCCGCCTCATTTACGTTCTAGTAATTTATCAAATAACGAACAAATTTTGTTGTCTTGTTTTTCAAGAGTAGATAGAGAAGATCGTAGACTATTCATTGAAGCATTTTGTAAACATGAAGATGATTCTCGTTTTCCAAAACTGATTAAATTTTTAAGTTTGTTGCCGCATTTAAACTCCGAATTTTTAGATTTATTTACCTTAGTTCTTTTAGAGGCTAAAGCAAAAAAAGATTTTATTGATCTCGAAGATAAAAGCGAAATTTATAATCGTCTCCGTAAAAAGCATAAGCGTTCTTATAAAAGAAAAACAGAAGAACTTGTAAAAAATCACTAGTTCTTCTGTTTTTTATTTTTGACTATTTTTTACGACCTCAGTTACGTTACCATTTAACCTAATAGGAGAAATGCAATGATAAATAGAGAGCTCGAAAAATTTGATATTAAAAACCCTTTTAAGAGTCGTTACCATAACTATATTGGAGGCGACTGGGTGCCTCCAGCTCGAAATGAATACTTCGAAAACATTTGTCCAATTTTTGGTAAGGTTTTTACAGAAATTCCGAGATCTTCAAGCGATGATATTGAAATGGCATTAAATGCTGCACATGGAGTAAAAGAAGCTTGGGGTAAAGTTTCTGCGGTTGAACGATCACAAATTCTTATGAAAATTGCGGATCGCATGGAGAGTCATAGTCATTTGCTTGCAGTTGCCGAAACTATTGACAATGGCAAGCCTATTCGAGAAACACAAGCGGCAGACATTCCTTTAGCAATCGATCATTTTCGTTACTTTGCAAGCTGTATTCGTGCGCAGGAAGGAAGTATTTCTCAGGTTGATCAAGACACAGTTGCGTATCATTACCATGAGCCTTTAGGAGTCGTTGGTCAAATCATTCCATGGAACTTTCCAATCCTTATGGCAGTATGGAAAATTGCCCCTGCACTGGCAGCAGGAAATTGTGTGGTTTTAAAACCAGCAGAGCAAACTCCCGCATCAATTTTGATACTTATGGAGCTCATTCATGATTTATTGCCTGCAGGTGTTGTAAATATTGTCAATGGCTACGGGCCAGAAGCTGGGCATGCGTTGGCAACAAGTAAACGAATTTCTAAAATTGCATTTACTGGAGAAACTTCCACTGGCAAATTAATTATGCAAAATGCAGCACAAAACTTAATTCCTGTAACGCTAGAATTAGGCGGAAAATCACCAAACATCTTTTTTAAAGATGTAGCAGAAAAAAATGATGCCTTTTTGGATAAGGCAATAGAAGGTTTTGTAATGTTTGCTTTAAATCAAGGCGAGGTTTGCACATGCCCTTCTCGTGCATTGGTTCACGAGTCAATTTTTGATGAATTTATGAATAGGGCAATTAAAAAAGTTAAAGAAATTAAGCAGGGCAATCCCCTCGATCCAAGTACTATGATTGGTGCTCAGGTTTCTGCAGAGCAAGCAGAAAGAATTATGTCCTACATCGATATTGGCATTCACGAAGGAGCAAAGTTACTGACCGGAGGGCGTCGCAGTAAAATGCAAGGAGCTTTGGCAGAAGGCTATTATATTGAGCCAACTGTTTTTAAAGGCCATAATAGTATGCGAATTTTTCAAGAAGAAATTTTTGGCCCTGTTGTTTCTGTAACAACTTTTAAAAGTGAAGAAGATGCTATGCAGATTGCTAATGACACAAATTATGGATTGGGAGCGGGTATTTGGACTAGAAATATGGATACGGCATATAGGTTTGGTAAAGAAATTAAAGCAGGTCGCGTGTGGACGAATTGTTACCATCTTTATCCTGCTCATGCCGCTTTTGGTGGATACAAGCAATCAGGAATTGGTCGCGAAAATCATAAAATGATGCTAGAGCATTATCAAAATACAAAAAACGTGATTGTAAGTTTTAATAAAAATCCAATGGGTCTTTATTGATTACGTTAAAGTTTTTCTTTATATTATTTCTCATAATCTAATTATATTATTATTTTATGAGGAATTTTTTGTGGACAGCATTAAATTAAAAATATTTTCTTGTTGCATATTATTTTTATCTCCATTTTATTCATCTACAAATTATTTAAATATCAATTTTTTTTATACAGAATATATAAAAAGTAATAAAAATTTTATTTCTAATACAAACTTAGTAAAAATAAATAGAATAATTTATTTTTACTAAGTTTGTTAATTTTAATAAAAGGGAGAATTCGAGAAAATAAAATGACGGTATTAATCTTTTCAGTAATTATTTGGTTCTGTTATTTTATTGGTAGAAAAATTATTAATTTATTGTAATTATTAATTATAAAATTTGAAATATTTATTTAACCTTAAAGAGGGTTATTAACTATTGAATTAAATATTATCG
This region of Spirobacillus cienkowskii genomic DNA includes:
- the crcB gene encoding fluoride efflux transporter CrcB, translated to MELFYVLAFGLFGILFRYIISQQFHNIFKFNFPLDIFFINLLGSIFIGLFYVISSEKFLLSNNIKIGVMVGFLGGFTTFSSYCLDAVKLFENQHYFQSILYIILSPIIGISLTYLSIFIARKFV
- a CDS encoding MltA domain-containing protein, coding for MKIYFIIFFGFIFQLVLYSCKTVGPEAEKYSYIKVPWSSINSIEQNNDKVSLKKSVEDNLKWLNKKRPDSVLKYQDFYFYVKDYICSSKNFLNDLNNNLTIKTSLENNFNLFKVKITSEKPIIFTGYYIPYVHASLTPSDKFQVPVYKMPKDMVFVNLEDFNSELKDKFIRGRIEKNRLLPYWSREEIVDDKVLHDKGLEIAWLQDKVDLFFIEIQGSGLLTFPDNSKKFIRYSGQNWREYYPIGAALFNEGRLKKNEVSMQSIKRWLKENPEEQSRILNTNKSFVFFNLENDGPFGNINVKLTPERSLAADQKVFPAGSLMLVDFEMPKTSEQSNNQQFSQLAFVQDTGGAIRGPTRIDVFWGEGDTAGNIAGVSKQEGLLYVVAPRYNCNKSLISYYGFDP
- a CDS encoding HAMP domain-containing sensor histidine kinase, with translation MQCNFFENIFYRYNLYFLLALILVFIIILLYNLKIYKKIILEKNDKKLTEIEFSLNDLSSHISHEFRKPFNLLKMYLNKPAAAKNPNFDIESYNSMVLNKLDQTVKHVDVLLENFTQLGVNDELDHKILEVKPIIENLLHELSHTSNIPIYKINTKYNHTYKFKGDIFKINQAIRKILLYKFKNLNNNNFWIRTNNTIIENQKYISISIGVDEFYVPITEINKIFNVFYCNKTKGNSNLDLVLSKKIINSHSGDLICQIIPNEGTEFIINLPIYK
- a CDS encoding helix-turn-helix transcriptional regulator yields the protein MAKKKYFKNPKEHLKKYSELEFEPDSNTQLHEEVKKQLSHFLINFRAMNRLTQAQMGKKLGYSQQQYKRVEDGYEERISNSVFYIKKFADLTSDKKVSDFVSYLINEPPHLRSSNLSNNEQILLSCFSRVDREDRRLFIEAFCKHEDDSRFPKLIKFLSLLPHLNSEFLDLFTLVLLEAKAKKDFIDLEDKSEIYNRLRKKHKRSYKRKTEELVKNH
- a CDS encoding aldehyde dehydrogenase family protein, encoding MINRELEKFDIKNPFKSRYHNYIGGDWVPPARNEYFENICPIFGKVFTEIPRSSSDDIEMALNAAHGVKEAWGKVSAVERSQILMKIADRMESHSHLLAVAETIDNGKPIRETQAADIPLAIDHFRYFASCIRAQEGSISQVDQDTVAYHYHEPLGVVGQIIPWNFPILMAVWKIAPALAAGNCVVLKPAEQTPASILILMELIHDLLPAGVVNIVNGYGPEAGHALATSKRISKIAFTGETSTGKLIMQNAAQNLIPVTLELGGKSPNIFFKDVAEKNDAFLDKAIEGFVMFALNQGEVCTCPSRALVHESIFDEFMNRAIKKVKEIKQGNPLDPSTMIGAQVSAEQAERIMSYIDIGIHEGAKLLTGGRRSKMQGALAEGYYIEPTVFKGHNSMRIFQEEIFGPVVSVTTFKSEEDAMQIANDTNYGLGAGIWTRNMDTAYRFGKEIKAGRVWTNCYHLYPAHAAFGGYKQSGIGRENHKMMLEHYQNTKNVIVSFNKNPMGLY